In Citrus sinensis cultivar Valencia sweet orange chromosome 4, DVS_A1.0, whole genome shotgun sequence, one DNA window encodes the following:
- the LOC102622485 gene encoding beta-hexosaminidase 1: MLLKSQEHLSVLKVIIITALLIIFTSSLSVSTDVDDSLAYIWPLPAQFTSGNDTLSVDPALYLSVSGKGSGSKIVKEAFERYKAIIFEHEVEGVNSHSVFNNFRKRRSWGFDIGTLKIVVHSDNEDLQLGVDESYTLLVAKNEGLSIIGEATIEANTVYGALRGLETFSQLCSFDYDTKSVLVYKAPWYIQDKPRFAFRGLLIDTSRHYLPVDVIKQIIESMSYAKLNVLHWHIIDEQSFPLEVPTYPNLWKGAYSKWERYTVEDAHEIVGFAKMRGINVMAEVDVPGHAESWGAGYPNLWPSPSCREPLDVSKNFTFEVISGILSDLRKIFPFELFHLGGDEVNTDCWSSTPHVKKWLRDHKMTAKEAYQYFVLTAQKIAISKNWTPVNWEETFNSFASNLNPRTVVHNWLGGGVCPKAVAKGFRCIYSNQGFWYLDHLDVPWDEVYTAEPLEGISDPSNQELVLGGEVCMWGETADTSDIHQTIWPRAAAAAERLWSRREAISSGNITLTALPRLHYFRCLLNRRGVQAAPVLNKYAREPPIGPGSCYVQ; encoded by the exons ATGTTGCTCAAATCCCAAGAACATCTCTCAGTTCTCAAAGTTATAATCATCACCGCACTTCTCATCATTTTCACTTCCTCCCTTTCTGTCTCCACCGACGTGGACGATTCCCTCGCTTACATCTGGCCTTTGCCAGCGCAATTCACTTCCGGTAACGACACGCTCTCCGTTGACCCAGCTCTTTATCTCTCCGTTTCGGGAAAAGGGTCGGGCTCGAAGATTGTTAAAGAAGCGTTCGAGAGATACAAAGCTATTATTTTCGAGCACGAAGTCGAAGGGGTTAATTCCCATTCtgtgtttaataattttagaaagagGAGATCGTGGGGTTTTGATATTGGAACATTGAAGATTGTTGTTCATTCGGATAATGAAGAC TTGCAGCTTGGTGTTGATGAGAGTTACACTTTGTTGGTGGCTAAGAATGAGGGGCTGTCAATTATTGGAGAGGCAACAATAGag GCAAATACAGTTTATGGTGCTCTGCGAGGATTGGAG ACATTCAGCCAATTGTGTTCTTTTGACTATGATACTAAATCCGTACTAGTATATAAAGCACCGTGGTACATCCAAGACAAACCAAGATTTGCATTTCGTGGCCTTCTGATTG ATACATCAAGGCACTATTTACCAGTAGATGTCATTAAGCAGATAATTGAATCTATGTCATATGCAAAACTT AATGTCCTTCATTGGCATATCATAGACGAGCAGTCATTTCCTCTTGAAGTGCCTACATATCCAAATTTGTGGAAGGGCGCATATTCAAAGTGGGAGCGCTACACGGTTGAGGATGCCCATGAAATTGTCGG TTTCGCCAAGATGAGAG GCATCAATGTTATGGCAGAAGTAGATGTCCCTGGTCATGCCGAATCATG GGGAGCTGGATACCCTAACCTTTGGCCTTCTCCATCCTGTAGAGAGCCACTTGATGTTtccaaaaattttacttttgaaGTGATTTCCGGCATTCTATCAG atttgagaaaaattttccCATTTGAGCTGTTTCACTTGGGTGGTGACGAGGTGAACACGG ATTGCTGGAGCTCTACTCCACATGTGAAGAAATG GCTTCGCGATCACAAAATGACTGCCAAGGAGGCATATCAATATTTTGTACTGACAGCTCAAAAAATAGCAATATCAAAAAATTGGACCCCTGTCAACTG gGAGGAAACCTTCAATTCATTTGCGTCAAACCTTAATCCACGGACGGTTGTGCATAACTG GTTGGGAGGTGGTGTCTGTCCGAAAGCTGTTGCAAAAGGTTTTAGATGCATTTACAGCAATCAAGGTTTTTGGTATCTTGACCATCTTGATGTTCCTTGGGATGAAGTCTACACTGCTGAACCGCTAGAGGGAATATCCGATCCTTCAAACCAAGAGCTTGTGCTTGGAGGGGAAGTTTGCATGTGGGGTGAGACAGCCGATACCTCAGATATTCACCAAACAATATGGCCTCGCGCTGCTGCAGCTGCAG AGCGCTTGTGGAGTAGGAGGGAGGCGATTTCCTCTGGAAATATTACATTAACTGCATTACCACGACTGCACTACTTCAGATGCCTTTTAAATAGGCGTGGGGTTCAAGCTGCTCCAGTCTTGAATAAGTATGCGAGAGAACCTCCAATTGGCCCTGGATCATGCTATGTGCAATAA